In Pseudomonas putida, a genomic segment contains:
- a CDS encoding LysR family transcriptional regulator, with protein MFDWEDLRHFSAFTRSGSLSAAAKLLGVDHATVARRIAALEAALNLKLVDRRPRAYELTEQGRRVAELAEQMTQGSFAVEHFASAGQQTVEGEVVLSAPPALLGSIIARRLGDLYRRYPQLRLQLVGSKSRASLARREADISVALARPSEPTLVASLLGHLDYRLYAAPEYLRCACTPRYIGYDASQAKSPQQQWLLEQIGHAPFALQSNDLRIQAQAAAGGIGIACLPAFMAQEHGLESIGPDEQSMSIEIWLAVHEDVRSTPRIKAVTDFLTLQVKPLLRL; from the coding sequence ATGTTCGATTGGGAAGATCTTCGTCACTTCAGCGCATTCACCCGCAGCGGTTCACTTTCGGCAGCCGCCAAGTTGCTGGGCGTGGACCATGCCACCGTCGCCCGGCGCATCGCCGCATTGGAAGCGGCGCTCAACCTCAAGTTGGTCGATCGCCGCCCCAGGGCCTATGAGTTGACCGAGCAAGGGCGCCGGGTAGCCGAACTTGCCGAGCAGATGACCCAAGGCTCCTTCGCCGTCGAGCATTTCGCCAGCGCAGGTCAACAAACAGTCGAAGGCGAGGTGGTGCTGTCGGCACCGCCGGCCCTGCTCGGCAGCATCATCGCCCGTCGCCTGGGCGACCTGTATCGGCGTTATCCGCAACTGCGCCTGCAGCTGGTGGGCAGCAAGTCGCGCGCTTCGCTGGCACGGCGCGAGGCGGACATCAGCGTGGCCTTGGCCAGGCCCAGCGAACCCACGCTGGTGGCCAGCCTGCTCGGACACCTCGACTACCGCCTTTACGCAGCCCCCGAGTACCTGCGTTGCGCCTGCACTCCACGCTACATCGGCTACGACGCCTCGCAGGCGAAATCACCGCAGCAGCAATGGTTGCTCGAGCAGATCGGCCACGCCCCGTTCGCCCTGCAAAGCAACGACCTGCGTATCCAGGCCCAGGCTGCCGCAGGCGGTATCGGCATCGCCTGCCTGCCGGCCTTCATGGCCCAGGAGCATGGCCTTGAAAGCATCGGCCCCGACGAGCAGTCGATGAGCATCGAGATCTGGCTGGCAGTGCACGAAGATGTGCGCAGCACGCCGCGCATCAAAGCTGTCACCGACTTTCTTACCCTGCAGGTAAAGCCGCTGCTGCGCTTGTGA
- a CDS encoding LacI family DNA-binding transcriptional regulator → MKPAGKATITDIARRVNMTTVTVSRALNQPEKVKKETLALILKVARELNYVPNAFARNLKNRESRLLGLVTASLDNPFYGEIIKAITREAKKRNYTLMLFDTDGSAELEARAVDTLLSYQVAGILLSAVSDDERYQPDYLGKLEMAGIPVVQIDRKLAGAPFAGVYLDNEQSGYQGALAVLEQGHRHLLVVAGPEHSHITLSRLQGIRRALQTCNEPVSLEVLYGDYTQAPACDAVGEYLRQCKRPDVIFGLNALITLGALQAMREQGLGRADIALFSIDHVHYASIYGDPIPCVSHSSAQLGVEAINLLWRQIDDPDALLADRVLQGRLES, encoded by the coding sequence ATGAAGCCAGCAGGCAAAGCCACCATCACTGACATCGCCCGACGCGTCAACATGACCACGGTCACGGTCTCCCGTGCCCTCAACCAGCCGGAGAAGGTGAAGAAGGAGACACTGGCGCTGATTCTCAAGGTGGCCCGCGAACTGAACTATGTGCCCAATGCCTTCGCCCGCAACCTGAAGAATCGCGAGAGTCGCTTGCTCGGCCTGGTGACGGCGAGCCTGGACAACCCGTTCTACGGCGAGATCATCAAGGCCATCACCCGTGAGGCGAAGAAGCGCAACTACACCTTGATGCTGTTCGATACCGATGGCTCGGCGGAGCTCGAAGCGCGGGCCGTGGACACGCTGCTCAGCTACCAGGTGGCGGGCATCCTCCTATCGGCGGTCTCGGACGATGAGCGGTATCAGCCCGATTACCTCGGCAAACTGGAAATGGCCGGTATACCGGTGGTACAGATCGACCGCAAGCTCGCCGGGGCGCCGTTCGCCGGCGTTTACCTGGACAACGAGCAAAGCGGCTATCAAGGCGCCCTGGCTGTGCTGGAGCAGGGGCATCGGCACCTGCTGGTGGTGGCGGGCCCTGAGCATTCGCACATCACCCTGAGCCGTCTGCAGGGCATTCGACGTGCACTGCAGACGTGCAACGAGCCGGTTTCCCTGGAGGTATTGTATGGCGATTACACTCAGGCCCCGGCCTGTGACGCGGTCGGCGAGTACTTGCGCCAGTGCAAGCGTCCCGATGTGATTTTCGGGCTCAATGCGCTGATCACCCTGGGCGCGCTGCAAGCGATGCGTGAGCAGGGGCTGGGCCGGGCGGACATCGCGCTGTTCAGCATCGACCATGTCCATTACGCCAGCATCTACGGTGACCCTATTCCCTGCGTGAGCCACAGCAGCGCCCAGCTTGGGGTGGAGGCGATCAACCTGCTGTGGCGCCAGATCGACGATCCGGATGCGCTGCTCGCCGACCGAGTGCTGCAGGGCAGGCTCGAATCCTGA
- a CDS encoding FGGY-family carbohydrate kinase — protein sequence MTYVIGVDIGTQSTKALLTSTKGAILAQASVAYQVEQPYPLWAEQWPDVWLDAVQATIAEVVAQSHVPANEIKAICVSSLYGGSGIPVDADIRPLHPCLIWMDRRATAETEWVRQHLDLEQLQAISGNGVDSYHGFTKMLWIKRNQPEVWARTRYLLPPNSYVHYHLTGELAVDHSSAGNIGGVYDIHARSWSIPLMDALGIDPSLMPQRLVDSSEIVGGLTAEAATRLGLAPGTAVVAGGVDAAMATLAAGVIEPGNHVAMMGTSMCWGFINHQTDAKLGLVSMPYVHKPAENIYLFGGAIATGASVSWFRDQFCAQEKQTAALSPGVEVHQLMEREAANTPAGADGLVFLPYLMGERSPVWDAQASGAYVGLSLFHTKAHLYRAVLEGLAFALRHNMERGQQAAVHLDSELIVVGGAAASDLWMQIIADITGYPVMTIEQAVEAPLGGAMLAALAIGEITSLAQVRDWRTLCPRAQPNPANRHTYDRLFEIYCNLYPALKPSMHGLAQLRQAPPPSTAPSCAPAKAPSAIGA from the coding sequence ATGACCTACGTGATCGGCGTCGATATCGGAACGCAAAGCACAAAAGCCCTGCTGACCTCGACCAAGGGCGCCATCCTGGCCCAGGCGTCGGTTGCCTATCAGGTCGAACAACCCTATCCACTCTGGGCCGAACAATGGCCTGATGTCTGGCTCGACGCCGTTCAGGCGACCATCGCCGAAGTGGTCGCGCAGAGTCATGTGCCGGCCAACGAGATCAAAGCCATCTGTGTCAGCAGCCTGTACGGCGGCTCGGGGATCCCGGTGGACGCCGACATCCGCCCGCTGCACCCTTGCCTGATCTGGATGGACCGCCGCGCCACTGCAGAAACCGAGTGGGTACGCCAGCACCTCGACCTGGAACAGCTGCAAGCCATCAGTGGCAACGGCGTCGACAGCTACCACGGCTTCACCAAGATGCTCTGGATCAAGCGCAACCAGCCCGAAGTCTGGGCCCGCACGCGCTACCTGCTGCCGCCCAACAGCTATGTGCACTATCACCTCACCGGTGAACTGGCCGTAGACCACAGCTCGGCCGGCAACATCGGCGGGGTCTACGACATTCATGCCCGTAGCTGGTCTATCCCGCTGATGGACGCACTGGGTATCGACCCGTCGCTGATGCCGCAACGGCTGGTCGACTCCAGCGAAATCGTGGGAGGTCTCACTGCCGAAGCCGCCACTCGCCTGGGCTTGGCCCCCGGCACCGCGGTGGTGGCGGGTGGGGTCGATGCCGCGATGGCAACCCTGGCTGCCGGCGTCATCGAGCCTGGCAACCATGTCGCGATGATGGGTACCAGCATGTGCTGGGGTTTCATCAACCACCAGACCGATGCCAAGCTCGGCCTGGTCAGCATGCCCTACGTGCACAAGCCTGCCGAAAACATCTACCTGTTCGGCGGTGCCATCGCCACGGGTGCGTCGGTGAGCTGGTTCCGTGACCAGTTCTGCGCCCAGGAGAAGCAGACCGCCGCACTGTCCCCCGGTGTCGAAGTGCATCAGCTGATGGAGCGCGAAGCCGCCAATACCCCAGCAGGCGCAGATGGCCTGGTGTTTCTCCCGTACCTGATGGGGGAGCGCAGCCCAGTGTGGGACGCCCAGGCATCCGGCGCCTATGTCGGGCTGTCGCTGTTCCACACCAAAGCCCACCTGTATCGCGCGGTACTCGAAGGCCTGGCATTCGCTTTGCGCCACAATATGGAACGTGGCCAACAGGCCGCGGTACATCTTGATTCCGAGTTGATCGTGGTCGGCGGCGCGGCAGCCTCGGACTTGTGGATGCAAATCATCGCGGACATCACTGGCTACCCGGTCATGACCATCGAGCAAGCGGTCGAAGCGCCACTGGGCGGTGCAATGCTGGCGGCTCTGGCCATCGGCGAAATCACCAGCCTGGCGCAAGTGCGGGACTGGCGCACCCTGTGCCCACGGGCCCAACCCAACCCAGCCAACAGGCACACCTACGATCGACTGTTCGAAATCTACTGCAATCTCTACCCAGCGCTGAAACCGAGCATGCATGGCCTGGCACAACTGCGCCAGGCACCGCCCCCCTCCACCGCCCCATCCTGCGCACCTGCCAAGGCCCCTTCCGCGATCGGCGCGTGA